Sequence from the Flexibacter flexilis DSM 6793 genome:
TTTAAACTTTTAAATAAATGAAAAAACAATACCGCCTACTTCTCTTTTTACTTTTAACCTATTCATCCACCGCTTTGAGCCAGAATATTGGCAAAGTCTGGTATTTTGGTCAGTATGCTGGCATGAACTTCAGCACAACACCACCAACCCCGCTGGTGGGTGCGATGGTAGCTAATAAAGGTTGTGCTACGCTTACTAATTCTGTCGATAATACAATTATTGCTTATACGGATGGAAAAACGCTGTATAACAAAAATCATCAGATTGCCCTAAATGGTAGTAGTCTGAATGGAGACGGACAAGCGAGTAACTCGTCTTATTTTTTACCTTATCCCAACAAGCCCAATACTGCAATTTTGTTCACGGTGGATGCTTGGGGTGTCTATCAAAACGTGAATCCTAATAGTAAAGGACTTTGTTATTCTATTGTAAAAGTAGATAGTAGTACAGGGCTTGCATATGTTGTTTCTGGCCAAAAAAATATTCTACTCAAAAAGCCAACTTCAGAAAAGTTGGCCGTAACCAAACATGCCAATGGTATTGATTATTGGGTTGTTACACATGGTGCTGCTAGTACAAATAATGAAAATCGTAAATATTTTGCTTATTTAGTTACAAATGCGGGAGTTAGCCCGACACCTGTTGTTAGTACGGTTGGGGGAATTCATAATAATCCTATCGGAGAATTGAATATTTCTCCCAACGGACAAAAAGTATGTGCAACAACATTCTATAGCAACTGGGCTGAATTATTAAACTTTAATAATAGTACAGGCGTTGTCTCAAATCCTGTACACTTTACCATTCCAAGGTGTTTAGGGGTAGAGTTTTCGCCTAATAGTCAATATGTTTACATAACAGAAACTGGCCCTAATGACCCTAATTCCATTCGACAAATAAATATAGCTACCAATAATATGGTGAGCATTGCTAATATAACAGGTGCTTATACTTATTCTCAGATGGCTACTGCCCCAGATGGAAATATATATGTAGCAAACTCTGGTAGCACTTTTTTAGGGAAAATAACTAATCCGAATAATGCTAATGCTACATATATAAAAAATGGATTGGCATTAGCTCCAACAGGTGTAACTTCTCGATTAAGCGTTCCTTATGCTACCGAAATGCCCATTACGATGTGTATTGCAACACAAACAACTGACACCATTTGTCATGGCGCAAGCGTTACGTTGGCCGATTCGATTAATGGACAATCTGTTACTTGGACATTTAATCCGCCGTTGCAATCGCCAGATAATTTCGTGAATAATGTTCTGACACTTTATAATGCAACAAGTAGCATAAAAAATACAGTATGTTCTGCCAGCAATATTCCGTGTGCAAATACTCGCCAAATATCTGTGTATCCAGAGATAGCTAAAAAACCAACCAAAAATATAGCGGTTTGTAGCAATCAATCTATAAATATTGGAACCAATGCCAATGCGAATTATTCTTATCAGTGGTCGCCAGTCAATAATTTGAATAATCCAAATATCAGTAATCCAACGGTAAGTATTTCAAATACAGGCAATAGTGTATTGGTTCAAAAATATTATCTGACCAGAACATTGGTCTCTACGGGCTGTTCGGTGGTAGATACGGTTGCCGTATCTGTTGCGCCTAATGTCGTATTTCAAGATACAAATATTTGTCATGGCGCAAGCGTTACGTTAGCCGATTCGATTAATGGACAATCTGTTGTTTGGACATTTAATCCGCCGTTGCAATCGCCAGATAATTTCGTGAATAATGTTCTGACACTTTATAATGCAACAAGTAGCATAAAAAATACAGTATGTTCTGCCAGCAATATTCCGTGTTCGGATAGTTTGCAGGTTGGCGTATATCCAAAATTGCAGCCCAACGCGACAGCTTTGTTTCAAACGTGTAGCAATCAATCTATAAATATTGGAACCAATGCCAATGCAAATTATTCTTATCAGTGGTCGCCAGTCAATAATTTGAATAATCCAAATATCAGTAATCCAACGGTAAGTATTTCAAATACAGGCAATAGTGTATTGGTTCAAAAATATTATCTGACCAGAACATTGGTCTCTACGGGCTGTTCGGTGGTAGATACGGTTGCCGTATCTGTTGCGCCTAATGTCGTATTTCAAGATACAAATATTTGTCATGGCGCAAGCGTTACGTTAGCCGATTCGATTAATGGAGAATCTGTTACTTGGGCATTCAGTCCGCCTTTGCAAGCTCCCGACAATTTTACCAATAACGTACTGACGCTTTATAATGCGACAGGTAGCATAAAAAATACAGTATGTTCTGCCAGCAATATTCCGTGTTCGGATAGTTTGCAGGTTGGCGTATATCCAAAATTGCAGTCCAACGCGACAGCTTTGTTTCAAACGTGTAGCAATCAATCTATAAATATTGGAACCAATGCAAATGCAAATTATTCTTATCAGTGGTTGCCAGCCAATAATTTGACTAATCCGAATATCAGTAACCCAACGGTAAAAATCTCTAATACAGGTAATAGTGTATTGGTTCAAAAATATTATCTGACCAGAACCGTATTAGCCACAGGTTGTAAAGTCGTGGATACGGTTGTTGTGTCAATTCCGCCATCCGTTGCACTAAAAGACACTAATATTTGCACTGGAGCGAGTGTTACGTTGGCCGATTCGCTTAATGGACAATCTGTTGTTTGGACGTTTAATCCGCCTTTGCAAGCTCCCGACAATTTTACAAATAACGTACTGACATTATACAACGAATCGTATGTAACCAAAAAAATTAATTATTCCGCTTCCAATATTTCGTGTGCCGCTACGGCAACTGTCAGTGTAGATAAAATCGCGATTGATGCCAACGGACATTTGATTTGCTCAGAGTTATTTATTCCGAATATTATTACTAAAAATGGAGACGGGAAAAATGATTTTTTAAAAATAGAAGGTTTAAATCTTTTCAAAACGAATAAGTTACAGATTTATAATCGCTGGGGAAAGAAAATGTACGAGCAAACCGATTATAACAGTGATTGGAACGGAGAATCATTTATGTCTGGAACGTATTTTTATCTGTTGGAATTGACCACTTATACAGGCCAAACTCTTTCCTATAAAGGTTGGATAGATGTAATGGAATAAACTATAACCCCAATCTGTACGCCACGCATTGCACCACAAAAAAGTAAAGCAATACGCCATAAACTGGCCAAGCCAACGGATTTTTTTTGGTAAAAGGTAGGCTTTCGGTAAGCATCTGCAACCCGAAAGCCACCACCCACCAACCGACATAATTTTGAGTGGCAACCACGCCGTTTGGCCACTGCCAAAAATCGTTGCGCATGGCCACTGGTTCTATAAAAGTATCCAACCCGACCATTAGTGTAGCTGCTAACGCCGCTCTTACGGCTTTGTTGGAGTGCAAAGTTTGGCAAATATTATTTGTAGAAAGTATCAAAATCAGCCAGTTGGCGGCCAAAATCAAAGGCACATCTCCCCATTTCCAGCCCAGCGCAGAGGCATAACGGTACTCGCCAAACGGCCAACCCGTATGCACGCCCAGCACCTCCGACCCAAAACCCAATGCGGCCACTGCTACCGACACAATCCAAAAAATTTGGTTTTTGTTTTCTTGGTAAAATAGTAGCAAACAAAGTGTTAGCAGCAAGTTGAGCGGCGTAAGCAACAAAAAATAAGGCTTAGAAACTGGCCACAAAAGCCCAATAATCCCGACGCTATACACCAGCATCAGGGCAGCGGTCGCCTGTTTTACGGAGATTTTTTTCATACAAATCCAAAACCCAATCACAGACAAATTGTTTTGTTTATCGGTGGCCGAAAATGGCACTCCCGACCCGCACAAGCGTACTTCCTTCCTGCGCGGCCATCAAATAATCGCCGCTCATGCCCATCGAAAGTTCTTGCATTTGCACGCGCGGGTGCTGTATGGTTTGTGCCAAGCGGTCAAAAAATTGTTTGAGGCCTTTGAACTCTTGGCGAATTTGTGCGTTGTTGTCGGTGTTGGAGGCCATGCCCATTAGCCCAACAATACGGATATTTTCCAGCGTGTCAAACTCCGCAGATTGCAGTAAATCAATGGCTTCTGTTTCCGAAAGTCCAAACTTTGTTTCTTCTTGGGCAATAAAAATTTGCAACAGACACGGAATTTGGCGGCCAGCTTTGGCGGCTTGTTTATTGATTTCGGCCAATAGTTTGAGGCTGTCCACCGAATGAATCAGGCTCACGAATGGCGCAATATATTTTACTTTGTTGCTTTGCAAATGCCCAATCAAATGCCACTCGATGTCTTTGGGCAGTTCCTCGTATTTGTCGGCCATTTCCTGCACTTTATTTTCCCCAAAACGCCTAAAGCCAGCCTCGTAGGCTTCGGCAATGGCACTGGCGGGTTTGGTTTTGCTCACGGCAATCAGGCGACAACTGGTGCCTTCTAATGTTTTTTCAATGTCTGCGATATTTTGGGCAATGCTCATAATTCGTGCTAAAAAAGTAATGGCGCAAAAGTACGGTTGTTTGTGGCGTTTTAGGAAAGAAGTGCATTATTTTTAATTTAATTAAACATAGATAAAAAAATACAAATCTTATGTAATGCTGTATTTTAGGCACTTAATTGCAAATAATAGCGTGTTGATGATGTTTTTCAGTCAAGTTTTATACTAAATTTGTCGCTTGTGTTGAGCGCAAAGCATTTGCTAACACACATCGGACGTATCGAAATTTTAATATTATTATCGAAACAGACCTACTGCTAATATGCTTTTAGATTTTGAAAAACCCATTTTTGAGTTAGAATCCAAATTAGCTGACATGAAACAACTTGCTCAGGAAAGCAATGTAGATGTGTCAGAAGCCGTAAAAGCATTGGAAGAGAAAATTATTAAACTCAAAGAAGATACTTATCGCAACCTGACGCGCTGGCAGCGTGTACAACTTTCGCGCCACCCAGACCGTCCTTATACGTTGGATTATATCCAAACGATTGCCGATAAGTTCATTGAGCTACACGGCGACCGCCAAGTAGCCGACGACAAAGCCATCGTAGGTGGTTTTGGGGAAATAGACGGCCAGTCGTTTATGCTCATCGGTCACCAAAAAGGCCGCAATACCAAACAACGCCAGTACCGCAATTTCGGGATGGCCAATCCTGAAGGCTATCGCAAGGCGTTGCGCCTGATGCGTTTGGCCGAAAAATTCGGGAAACCTATCATTACGCTTATCGACACGCCAGGCGCATTTCCGGGGCTTGAGGCCGAAGAACGCGGACAAGGAGAGGCAATCGCGCACAACCTCCGCGAAATGTTCATGCTCAAAGTGCCTGTGATTTGTATCATCATCGGCGAAGGTGCTTCGGGTGGCGCGTTGGGAATCGGTATCGGCGACCGCGTGCTAATGCTCGAAAACTCTTGGTACTCAGTTATTTCGCCCGAAAACTGTTCGACTATTCTTTGGAGAACTTGGAATTTTAAGGAGCAAGCCGCCGAAGCCCTCAAACTTACGGCTACGGATATGCTCGAAAATAAATTGGTGGATGGCATCGTGCCTGAGCCGCTTGGAGGGGCACACGCCGACCCAATCGCGATGGCGCAAATCCTCAAAAAAGCGATTTTGGAACATACGGCTGAGCTTAATAAACTTTCGCCGCAAGAACGCATCAACGAACGCATTGACAAATTCTCGTCGATGGGCGTTGTGTTGGAATAAGGCTTCAAGATTTTGAAATAAAACGAATAATAAGCTGCGCATTAAAATTCTTTTCCACAAAGATTTGATGCGCAGTTTTTTTTGTGGATAACTATGTTAAGATATTGGTTTTTAGTAGTCTTGTGTGTATGGATAAGTCTGTATAAAACTTCAGCGCAGACCCTTGACCAAACCTTAGTGTTGGCAGATTCGGCATGGAGCAAAGGCCAATTCTCGCAAGCAAGTAGCCATTATTTACGCGTCATTTTTTTTGATTCTGCCAAAAAAAATACGGCTTATTGTTACGCCAAAGTGGCCGATTGTTTCGCCCAAACACAACAACCCGACCGCGCCAAGCAATATTACGATTTGGCCTATGCTGCCGCCACAACCGACAGCCTACGCGCCGAAATTATTTTGGCAAAATCCTTAACATTGCTTACCAATTATCAATACGACCACGCCGCCCAAGAGCTTTACAATATGCCGCGCCAAATTCCGCCACAGCTTCGCCGTCGTCGCGAACTGTATTTGGGCTTGACGTATTTTGCTTTAGAAAATTTTGAACAATCGCAACTGCATTTGCTCAATACCGCCGCCGATTGCCCCGCGCAGCAGCAGGCCATCAAAACCATTTTTGAGCAGCAAAAAACAGCTCGCAGAAAGAATGTTACTTTGGCTAAAATCTTGAGTATCATTTTGCCTGGGGCGGGGCAACTGTATGCCCACGACACCCGAAATGCGATTAATTCATTGGCTATCAATGGCGTATTTGTGTATTTGTTTGTGGCTACGGGTTTGAATTACAATTTTTTGAGTGCGGCCATTACCGTATTGCCTTGGCTGGAACGTTACTACGTGGGCGGCATCAATAAAGCGGCACAAGGAGCTTATTTGTACAATTATTCGCAGCAACTCCAACGCTACGAACAACTGATTGATTTGGCGCAGGGCTGCGACTCGCTACGGATTTTGCCCAAAGATTTGCGAAAAGAATAAGATTTTTTGAAGGAAGTTTGTATTTTTGGCAAACGTTTTCTTTGCGGATTTTTACAAGAACTTTAACTTATTTGAGAAATGATAAATAAAGTAATTAGTGGTGCAGACGAAGCTGTCGCCGACATCAAAGACGGTGCTGTGCTCATGTTGGGCGGTTTTGGTTTGTGCGGGATTCCCGAAAATAGCATTGCGGCACTCTTGCGCAGCGGCGTGAAAGGCCTTACTTGCATTTCTAACAATGCGGGTGTTGATGATTTTGGCATTGGCCTGATGCTCAAAACACGCCAAGTTCGCAAAATGATTTCCTCGTATGTGGGCGAAAACGCCGAGTTTGAACGCCAGCTTTTGTCGGGAGAATTGGAAGTGGAATTGTTGCCACAAGGTACGTTAGCCGAGCGCATTCGTGCGGGTGGCGCGGGTATTCCTGCCTTTTTTACGCCTGCGGGTGTGGGCACGGAAGTAGCCGAAGGCAAAGAAACACGCGTTTTTGATGGCAAAACCTATCTGATGGAACAGTGGCTGAAAGCTGATTTTGCAATTGTGAAGGCTTGGAAAGGCGATACCGCAGGTAATTTGGTATTCAAAGGCACTGCCCGCAACTTTAATCCGATGATGGCTGCCGCAGGCAAAATCACGATTGCGGAAGTGGAAGAATTAGTGCCAGCTGGTGAGCTTGACCCGAATCTGGTACACGTGCCAGGCATTTATGTGCAACGTATTTTTCAGGGGAAAGACTACGAAAAACGCATCGAGCAACGCACGATTACAAAATAACGATTTGATTTCCTTGTCAATAAAAAAAGCCGCTTGCAGAATGTTGCGAGCGGCTTTTACTTTTATATTTATTCTGAATTAATCTTTTTGGACGGTGAGGTCGTGGAAGATTTTTTCCAAAGAATTTTCTTCTTGTTTCAGGCCGAGCAGCGTCCAGTTTTGGGCGGTTGCCAGTTTAAAAACAGAACCGCGAACGTCTGCACCCGCTTGTTCTGTAATCTGATAAACACCTGTTTTCAAGTGTTTTACACTTACTACACCAGCAATGCTTTGCAAAAGTTTGGTGTCCACATCGGCATCAAATTCGGCGGTAATAATGGCCTTGCCTTGTGAGTTGTTTTGTAGGCTACTCACGGGGCTATCGGCCACGATTTTACCACGATTAATAATAACCACGCGGTCGCAAAGTGCCTGCACTTCCTGCATGATGTGCGTGGAGAAAATCACCGTTTTTTCTTTGCCAATATTTTTAATCAATTGTCGAATCTCAACGATTTGGTTGGGGTCAAGGCCTGTGGTCGGTTCGTCCAAAATCAACACTTCAGGGTTATGAATCAGCACTTGCGCCAGCCCTACACGTTGGCGGTAGCCTTTGGACAAAGCCCCAATTTTTTTGTTTTGTTCGATGCTAAGTCCCGTTTGTTCAACTACTTCCCCGATGCGTTGGTTCAGTGTTTTG
This genomic interval carries:
- a CDS encoding carotenoid biosynthesis protein — encoded protein: MKKISVKQATAALMLVYSVGIIGLLWPVSKPYFLLLTPLNLLLTLCLLLFYQENKNQIFWIVSVAVAALGFGSEVLGVHTGWPFGEYRYASALGWKWGDVPLILAANWLILILSTNNICQTLHSNKAVRAALAATLMVGLDTFIEPVAMRNDFWQWPNGVVATQNYVGWWVVAFGLQMLTESLPFTKKNPLAWPVYGVLLYFFVVQCVAYRLGL
- a CDS encoding gliding motility-associated C-terminal domain-containing protein, whose protein sequence is MSQNIGKVWYFGQYAGMNFSTTPPTPLVGAMVANKGCATLTNSVDNTIIAYTDGKTLYNKNHQIALNGSSLNGDGQASNSSYFLPYPNKPNTAILFTVDAWGVYQNVNPNSKGLCYSIVKVDSSTGLAYVVSGQKNILLKKPTSEKLAVTKHANGIDYWVVTHGAASTNNENRKYFAYLVTNAGVSPTPVVSTVGGIHNNPIGELNISPNGQKVCATTFYSNWAELLNFNNSTGVVSNPVHFTIPRCLGVEFSPNSQYVYITETGPNDPNSIRQINIATNNMVSIANITGAYTYSQMATAPDGNIYVANSGSTFLGKITNPNNANATYIKNGLALAPTGVTSRLSVPYATEMPITMCIATQTTDTICHGASVTLADSINGQSVTWTFNPPLQSPDNFVNNVLTLYNATSSIKNTVCSASNIPCANTRQISVYPEIAKKPTKNIAVCSNQSINIGTNANANYSYQWSPVNNLNNPNISNPTVSISNTGNSVLVQKYYLTRTLVSTGCSVVDTVAVSVAPNVVFQDTNICHGASVTLADSINGQSVVWTFNPPLQSPDNFVNNVLTLYNATSSIKNTVCSASNIPCSDSLQVGVYPKLQPNATALFQTCSNQSINIGTNANANYSYQWSPVNNLNNPNISNPTVSISNTGNSVLVQKYYLTRTLVSTGCSVVDTVAVSVAPNVVFQDTNICHGASVTLADSINGESVTWAFSPPLQAPDNFTNNVLTLYNATGSIKNTVCSASNIPCSDSLQVGVYPKLQSNATALFQTCSNQSINIGTNANANYSYQWLPANNLTNPNISNPTVKISNTGNSVLVQKYYLTRTVLATGCKVVDTVVVSIPPSVALKDTNICTGASVTLADSLNGQSVVWTFNPPLQAPDNFTNNVLTLYNESYVTKKINYSASNISCAATATVSVDKIAIDANGHLICSELFIPNIITKNGDGKNDFLKIEGLNLFKTNKLQIYNRWGKKMYEQTDYNSDWNGESFMSGTYFYLLELTTYTGQTLSYKGWIDVME
- a CDS encoding YggS family pyridoxal phosphate-dependent enzyme; the encoded protein is MSIAQNIADIEKTLEGTSCRLIAVSKTKPASAIAEAYEAGFRRFGENKVQEMADKYEELPKDIEWHLIGHLQSNKVKYIAPFVSLIHSVDSLKLLAEINKQAAKAGRQIPCLLQIFIAQEETKFGLSETEAIDLLQSAEFDTLENIRIVGLMGMASNTDNNAQIRQEFKGLKQFFDRLAQTIQHPRVQMQELSMGMSGDYLMAAQEGSTLVRVGSAIFGHR
- a CDS encoding CoA transferase subunit A, with the protein product MINKVISGADEAVADIKDGAVLMLGGFGLCGIPENSIAALLRSGVKGLTCISNNAGVDDFGIGLMLKTRQVRKMISSYVGENAEFERQLLSGELEVELLPQGTLAERIRAGGAGIPAFFTPAGVGTEVAEGKETRVFDGKTYLMEQWLKADFAIVKAWKGDTAGNLVFKGTARNFNPMMAAAGKITIAEVEELVPAGELDPNLVHVPGIYVQRIFQGKDYEKRIEQRTITK
- the gldA gene encoding gliding motility-associated ABC transporter ATP-binding subunit GldA, which produces MSIAVQNLIKTYGTQNAVDDISFEVKKGEVLGFLGPNGAGKSTTMKIATCYLPPTSGSVQICGLDVQENALEVRRKVGYLPEHNPLYLDMFVREYLEFSGSIYGISGKTLNQRIGEVVEQTGLSIEQNKKIGALSKGYRQRVGLAQVLIHNPEVLILDEPTTGLDPNQIVEIRQLIKNIGKEKTVIFSTHIMQEVQALCDRVVIINRGKIVADSPVSSLQNNSQGKAIITAEFDADVDTKLLQSIAGVVSVKHLKTGVYQITEQAGADVRGSVFKLATAQNWTLLGLKQEENSLEKIFHDLTVQKD
- a CDS encoding acetyl-CoA carboxylase carboxyltransferase subunit alpha, translated to MLLDFEKPIFELESKLADMKQLAQESNVDVSEAVKALEEKIIKLKEDTYRNLTRWQRVQLSRHPDRPYTLDYIQTIADKFIELHGDRQVADDKAIVGGFGEIDGQSFMLIGHQKGRNTKQRQYRNFGMANPEGYRKALRLMRLAEKFGKPIITLIDTPGAFPGLEAEERGQGEAIAHNLREMFMLKVPVICIIIGEGASGGALGIGIGDRVLMLENSWYSVISPENCSTILWRTWNFKEQAAEALKLTATDMLENKLVDGIVPEPLGGAHADPIAMAQILKKAILEHTAELNKLSPQERINERIDKFSSMGVVLE